Proteins from one Malania oleifera isolate guangnan ecotype guangnan chromosome 4, ASM2987363v1, whole genome shotgun sequence genomic window:
- the LOC131152963 gene encoding uncharacterized protein LOC131152963 yields MSHLVGKKGKEEEERREEEGDQSRFQSPNMAASSAVDGVAAAALRSVLQRVHQAAERCGRPSDQVRVVAASKTKPVSLIRQVYDAGHRCFGENYVQEIVEKAPQLPEDIEWHFIGNLQSNKVKPLLSGVPNLAMVETVDDEKIANHLNRTVASIGRKPLKVLVQVNTSGEASKSGVEPAGCVDLAKHVSLACPNLELCGLMTIGMLDYSSTPENFRILSNCRHEVCKALGITEEQCDLSMGMSGDFEQAIEMGSTNVRIGTTIFGAREYLKKQSN; encoded by the exons ATGAGCCATCTCGTGGGcaagaaagggaaggaagaagaagaacggAGAGAAGAAGAGGGGGATCAGTCTCGGTTTCAGTCTCCTAACATGGCCGCATCTTCCGCCGTGGACGGCGTAGCCGCGGCGGCTTTACGCTCGGTGCTCCAGCGAGTCCACCAGGCCGCCGAGAGGTGCGGCCGACCCTCCGATCAGGTCAGGGTAGTGGCAGCCAGCAAGACCAAACCCGTCTCACTCATTCGCCAGGTCTACGACGCCGGTCACCGCTGTTTCGGCGAAAACTACGTCCAGGAGATTGTCGAAAAAGCTCCGCAG CTTCCGGAGGATATTGAGTGGCATTTTATTGGGAATTTGCAGAGCAACAAAGTAAAACCTCTCCTGT CTGGTGTGCCAAACCTTGCCATGGTGGAGACTGTAGATGATGAGAAG ATCGCAAATCATCTTAATCGCACAGTTGCTAGCATTGGAAGAAAGCCTTTGAAGGTTTTAGTTCAAGTAAATACTAGTGGAGAAGCAT CAAAATCAGGTGTCGAACCAGCAGGTTGTGTGGACCTTGCAAAACATGTTAGTTTGGCCTGCCCCAACCTTGAGCTTTGTGGCCTAATGACTATAGGGATGCTGGACTATTCGTCGACTCCTGAGAACTTTAGG ATATTGTCAAACTGCAGGCATGAAGTCTGCAAGGCACTAGGAATAACAGAAGAACAATGTGATCTGTCAATGGGCATGTCTGGTGACTTTGAGCAAGCA